The following are encoded in a window of Paraburkholderia hospita genomic DNA:
- a CDS encoding IS30 family transposase — protein MGQKYEHLGAEERGAIFAMKQENKSTREIARVLRRSPATISRELRRNGWKPDHERGPMGRPTIAGGYNAANAGRRAARLRRKPRCERKLHPDGTLWPEVRQYLEAGLSPEQVCAQLERVHPEEPALNVSHETIYHAIYAAPRGALRRELVALLRQGRSTRKPRTRGQDRRGKLVDMVSIHVRPPEANDRLIPGHWEGDLIKGAGNRSAVGTLIDRSTLFVMLVKIDGSTAEAALDAYSAAFAPLPAELRQTLTYDQGKEMAEHKKLAEATGIRIYFCDPHSPWQRGICENTNGLLRQYLPKGTDLSVFSQRQLDLIAMRMNIRPRKTLGWKTPAEAFMEKCAEQDIAINPAVALSL, from the coding sequence ATGGGACAAAAATACGAACACCTTGGTGCCGAGGAGCGCGGTGCTATCTTTGCAATGAAGCAGGAGAACAAGAGTACGCGGGAGATTGCACGTGTGTTACGGCGTTCGCCAGCCACGATCAGCCGTGAACTCAGGCGCAATGGCTGGAAGCCGGATCATGAGCGAGGTCCAATGGGACGTCCCACCATCGCCGGCGGCTACAATGCAGCGAATGCGGGCCGCCGGGCGGCAAGGCTGCGGCGCAAGCCGCGCTGTGAGCGCAAGCTGCATCCTGACGGAACATTGTGGCCCGAGGTACGTCAATACCTGGAGGCGGGCCTCTCGCCTGAGCAGGTGTGCGCCCAACTCGAACGTGTGCATCCCGAAGAACCCGCCTTGAACGTCTCGCACGAAACGATCTACCACGCCATCTATGCTGCGCCACGTGGCGCATTGCGGCGTGAACTGGTTGCGCTGCTCAGACAGGGGCGTAGCACGCGCAAGCCGCGCACACGCGGGCAGGACCGGCGTGGGAAGCTCGTCGACATGGTGAGCATTCATGTGCGCCCGCCCGAGGCCAACGACCGGTTGATTCCGGGACACTGGGAAGGCGATCTGATCAAGGGTGCGGGCAACCGTTCGGCCGTGGGGACCCTGATTGATCGCAGCACCCTGTTCGTGATGCTGGTGAAGATTGATGGCAGCACCGCCGAGGCGGCGCTTGATGCCTACAGTGCGGCGTTCGCGCCGCTGCCGGCAGAACTGCGCCAGACCCTGACGTACGACCAGGGCAAGGAAATGGCAGAACATAAAAAGCTTGCCGAGGCCACCGGTATCCGTATCTACTTCTGCGATCCGCACAGCCCCTGGCAACGCGGTATCTGCGAGAACACCAATGGTCTGCTGCGCCAGTACCTGCCCAAAGGCACAGACCTCTCCGTGTTCTCGCAGCGCCAGCTCGACCTGATCGCGATGCGCATGAACATCCGTCCGCGCAAGACGCTCGGCTGGAAGACCCCTGCAGAAGCTTTTATGGAAAAATGCGCGGAACAGGATATTGCGATCAACCCCGCTGTTGCACTTAGCCTTTGA
- a CDS encoding AMP nucleosidase gives MNYETSQRAVHMPANAFPTEAFGDAADAVTRLSAIYEANTSFLRDAFARYRRNEPFDRRVRACYPFVRVRTETNTHVDSRRSYGFVAGPGVFETTVTRPDLFGNYYREQLRLLVKNHHVSVEVGVSDQPIPIHFAFAEGIHLEGDLDRERLLAMRDVFDAPDLALLDDRIVNGTYEPLPGEPHPLALFTAARVDFSLHRLKHYTATSPTHCQNYVLYTNYQFYIDEFVKLGRTMMTKTDDADLRAYRSEYTSFVEPGDVITYNANLGEQEDEGHAPPRLPQMPAYHLKRADGSGITMVNIGVGPSNAKTITDHIAVLRPHAWIMLGHCAGLRNTQRLGDYVLAHGYVREDHVLDDDLPLWVPIPALAEVQVALERGVAQVTQLDGAELKRVMRTGTVASVDNRNWELRDHREPVLRLSQSRAIALDMESATIAANGFRFRVPYGTLLCVSDKPLHGELKLPGMADQFYRAQVDQHLQIGVKAMEILRTNGLHKLHSRKLRSFAEVAFQ, from the coding sequence ATGAACTACGAGACCAGTCAACGCGCGGTGCATATGCCCGCAAACGCGTTCCCGACCGAGGCCTTCGGCGATGCAGCCGACGCCGTCACGCGCCTCTCGGCCATCTATGAAGCGAACACGTCGTTCCTGCGCGATGCGTTCGCGCGCTATCGCCGCAACGAACCGTTCGACCGGCGCGTGCGCGCCTGCTATCCGTTCGTGCGCGTGCGCACGGAGACCAACACGCATGTCGACTCGCGCCGCTCGTATGGCTTCGTCGCGGGTCCGGGTGTGTTCGAAACCACGGTGACGCGGCCCGATCTCTTCGGCAATTACTATCGCGAGCAATTGCGGCTGCTGGTGAAGAACCATCATGTTTCGGTCGAAGTGGGTGTGTCCGACCAGCCAATTCCGATTCACTTCGCGTTCGCCGAAGGCATTCACCTCGAAGGCGATCTGGATCGCGAACGACTGCTGGCGATGCGCGATGTGTTCGACGCGCCCGATCTCGCGCTGCTCGACGACCGCATCGTCAACGGCACGTACGAGCCGCTGCCGGGCGAGCCGCATCCGCTCGCGCTCTTCACGGCGGCTCGGGTCGACTTTTCGCTGCACCGGCTCAAGCACTACACGGCGACTTCGCCGACGCATTGCCAGAACTACGTGCTGTACACGAACTATCAGTTCTATATCGACGAGTTCGTGAAGCTTGGCCGCACGATGATGACGAAGACCGACGACGCCGATCTGCGCGCGTACCGCAGCGAGTACACGTCGTTCGTCGAGCCAGGCGACGTGATCACGTACAACGCGAATCTCGGCGAGCAGGAAGACGAGGGCCATGCGCCGCCGCGCCTGCCGCAGATGCCCGCGTATCACCTGAAGCGCGCGGACGGCAGCGGCATCACGATGGTCAATATCGGCGTCGGCCCGTCGAATGCGAAGACGATCACCGATCACATCGCCGTGCTGCGTCCGCATGCGTGGATCATGCTTGGGCACTGCGCGGGGCTACGCAATACGCAGCGTCTTGGCGACTACGTGCTTGCGCACGGCTATGTGCGCGAGGATCACGTGCTCGACGACGATCTGCCGCTGTGGGTGCCGATTCCGGCTTTGGCCGAAGTGCAGGTTGCGCTCGAACGAGGGGTGGCGCAGGTCACGCAGCTCGACGGCGCCGAACTCAAACGCGTGATGCGCACGGGTACGGTGGCGAGCGTCGATAACCGGAACTGGGAATTGCGCGATCATCGCGAGCCGGTGCTGCGTCTGTCGCAAAGCCGGGCTATTGCGCTCGATATGGAAAGCGCGACTATCGCCGCGAATGGGTTCCGGTTTCGCGTGCCTTACGGCACCTTGCTGTGCGTGTCGGACAAGCCCTTGCACGGCGAACTGAAGCTGCCGGGCATGGCCGACCAGTTCTATCGCGCGCAGGTCGATCAGCACTTGCAGATTGGCGTGAAGGCCATGGAGATTCTGCGCACCAACGGCTTGCACAAGCTGCATAGCCGGAAGCTGCGGAGTTTTGCGGAAGTGGCGTTTCAGTAG
- a CDS encoding homoserine kinase: MAVFTAVTEAQLADWMRHYDLGEVVEFRGITSGIENSNFFLTTTRGEYVLTIFEKLTAQQLPFYLDLMRHLASHRVPVPDPMPRDDGALFGMLNGKPATIVTKLDGAPELTPGVAHCVEVGQMLARLHLAGRDFAHHQPNLRSLPWWQETVPGIVPFLTDAQRTLITEELAHQQAFFASADYASLPEGPCHCDLFRDNVLFAHAAPGTHHEVELGGFFDFYFAGCDKWLFDVAVTVNDWCVDLATGKLDDARVDALLRAYQTVRPFTPAENRHWSDMLRAGAYRFWVSRLYDFHMPRAAELLKPHDPGHFERILRERLAGAAL; encoded by the coding sequence ATGGCCGTATTCACCGCTGTCACCGAAGCCCAACTCGCAGATTGGATGCGCCACTACGATCTCGGCGAAGTCGTCGAGTTTCGGGGCATTACATCCGGTATCGAGAACAGCAATTTCTTTCTGACGACCACGCGCGGCGAGTACGTCCTCACGATCTTCGAAAAGCTCACGGCGCAGCAACTGCCGTTCTATCTCGATCTGATGCGCCATCTGGCGTCGCACCGCGTGCCCGTGCCGGACCCGATGCCGCGCGACGACGGCGCGCTGTTCGGCATGCTCAACGGCAAGCCCGCGACCATCGTCACGAAGCTCGACGGCGCGCCGGAACTCACGCCCGGCGTCGCGCACTGCGTCGAAGTGGGGCAGATGCTCGCACGTCTGCATCTGGCGGGACGCGACTTCGCGCATCACCAGCCGAATCTGCGCAGCCTGCCGTGGTGGCAGGAGACGGTGCCGGGCATCGTGCCGTTTTTGACGGACGCGCAGCGCACGCTGATCACGGAAGAACTCGCGCATCAACAGGCGTTCTTCGCGTCGGCGGATTATGCGTCGCTGCCCGAAGGCCCGTGCCATTGCGATCTGTTCCGCGACAACGTGCTGTTCGCGCATGCCGCGCCCGGCACGCATCATGAAGTGGAACTCGGCGGCTTCTTCGACTTTTATTTCGCAGGCTGCGACAAGTGGCTCTTCGACGTCGCCGTGACCGTCAACGACTGGTGCGTCGACCTCGCGACCGGCAAACTCGACGACGCGCGCGTCGACGCGCTGTTGCGCGCGTATCAGACCGTGCGCCCGTTCACTCCCGCCGAAAACCGGCACTGGAGCGACATGTTGCGCGCGGGCGCGTACCGTTTCTGGGTGTCGCGCCTGTATGATTTCCATATGCCGCGCGCCGCCGAACTGCTCAAGCCGCACGATCCGGGTCATTTCGAGCGCATCCTGCGCGAGCGCCTTGCGGGCGCCGCACTCTAG
- a CDS encoding BPSS1780 family membrane protein, whose protein sequence is MQLIEVPAKTGYVWFRQGIWLFRRNPLAFLTLFFAYLLAMTAISLIPIIGGVLPLMLIPGIAVGFMSACRDTIAGKPVLPTILVDGFRSYGGQVSKRLLLLGVLYIIAMAIVLMGSALADGGMLLRLMISGESMQPEAVANSDIPLAVLTALAFYVPVAMLFWFAPVLAAWHDVPTIKAMFFSIVSCWRNRGAFIVYGALWFAVATTVSFGLSALLQALGAGELALVILMPASIIVTTMLYCSFYATYRGCFGVQSPGQPLPPAPTSSSST, encoded by the coding sequence ATGCAACTGATCGAAGTTCCGGCGAAAACCGGCTATGTGTGGTTCCGGCAAGGCATCTGGCTGTTTCGCAGGAACCCGCTCGCATTTCTGACGCTGTTCTTCGCGTACCTGCTCGCGATGACGGCGATCTCGCTGATTCCCATCATCGGCGGCGTGCTGCCGCTCATGTTGATTCCAGGCATTGCCGTCGGCTTCATGTCGGCATGCCGCGATACGATCGCCGGCAAGCCAGTGCTGCCCACCATTCTTGTCGACGGTTTCCGCTCGTACGGCGGCCAGGTGTCGAAGCGCCTGCTGCTGCTCGGCGTGCTGTACATCATCGCGATGGCGATCGTGCTGATGGGTTCCGCGCTCGCGGACGGCGGCATGCTGCTGCGTCTGATGATCAGCGGCGAATCGATGCAGCCGGAAGCCGTCGCCAATAGCGATATACCCCTCGCCGTGCTGACGGCGCTCGCGTTCTACGTGCCCGTCGCGATGCTGTTCTGGTTCGCGCCCGTGCTCGCCGCGTGGCACGACGTGCCGACCATCAAGGCGATGTTCTTCAGTATCGTCAGTTGCTGGCGTAATCGCGGCGCGTTCATCGTGTATGGCGCGCTGTGGTTCGCGGTCGCGACGACGGTCTCGTTCGGGCTGTCCGCGCTGCTGCAGGCGCTTGGCGCGGGCGAACTCGCGCTGGTGATCCTGATGCCCGCGTCGATCATCGTCACGACGATGCTCTACTGCTCGTTCTACGCCACGTATCGCGGCTGCTTCGGCGTGCAATCGCCCGGCCAGCCGTTGCCGCCCGCTCCCACGTCTTCGTCGTCTACCTGA
- a CDS encoding MarR family winged helix-turn-helix transcriptional regulator codes for MTQRTAFPVTLDEQLCFALYSTSLAMTKAYKPILDRLGLTYPQYLTMLILWESDDVTVKDIAARLNLDSATVTPLLKRLESQGFIERVRGTEDERLVFIRLTKSGVALKRSARDVPEEIFCATQQTPEFLIRLRSDLQQLRGTLNDYLERY; via the coding sequence ATGACCCAGCGCACCGCCTTTCCCGTTACGCTCGACGAGCAGCTCTGCTTCGCGCTCTATTCGACGTCCCTCGCGATGACGAAAGCCTACAAGCCGATTCTCGACCGGCTTGGCCTCACGTATCCGCAGTATCTGACCATGCTGATCCTCTGGGAAAGCGACGACGTTACCGTGAAGGACATCGCCGCGCGCCTGAACCTCGATTCGGCGACGGTCACGCCGCTGCTGAAGCGGCTCGAATCGCAAGGGTTTATCGAGCGCGTGCGCGGCACGGAAGACGAACGGCTCGTCTTCATCCGGCTGACGAAATCAGGCGTCGCGCTCAAGCGCAGCGCGCGCGACGTGCCGGAAGAAATCTTCTGCGCGACCCAGCAGACGCCCGAATTTCTCATCCGCCTGCGCAGCGATCTGCAACAGTTGCGCGGCACGCTGAACGACTATCTCGAACGCTACTGA
- a CDS encoding organic hydroperoxide resistance protein: protein MNVLYKATATSNGGRDGRAVSSDNALDVKLAAPRELGGNGAQGTNPEQLFAAGYSACFLSAMKFVAGQRKQAVPAETTVTADVGVGPNDKGGFALDIELRVSLPGLDAAAAQELVNAAHQVCPYSNATRGNVDVRVNVV from the coding sequence ATGAACGTACTGTACAAGGCAACGGCAACGAGCAATGGCGGTCGCGATGGTCGCGCGGTTTCGTCGGATAACGCGCTCGACGTGAAGCTGGCGGCGCCGCGCGAACTCGGCGGCAACGGCGCGCAAGGCACGAACCCGGAACAACTGTTCGCTGCCGGCTACTCGGCGTGTTTCCTGAGCGCAATGAAGTTCGTCGCCGGCCAGCGCAAGCAGGCGGTGCCTGCTGAAACGACCGTGACGGCCGATGTCGGCGTCGGTCCGAACGACAAGGGCGGCTTCGCGCTGGATATCGAACTGCGCGTCTCGCTGCCGGGCCTCGACGCAGCGGCAGCGCAAGAGCTGGTGAACGCGGCACATCAGGTTTGCCCGTACTCGAACGCGACGCGCGGCAATGTCGATGTGCGTGTGAACGTGGTCTGA
- a CDS encoding cryptochrome/photolyase family protein, translating to MTRAYQLDANFQNGLVWFRRDLRTGDNAALYYALKHCERVWCVFVFDTTILQPLIDWANEHDDHKGKVQDRRIEFILASLEELDRSLKEGGGGLIVLHGDPHEEIPRLAAQLEAEAVFTNHDYEPVAIERDESVAERLRDDGRQLLTFKDQVIFEREELLNGQGKPFAVFTPYKNAWLKKLTPFDLKPYPVERYAKSLARPPRKLDHAWPTLGQMGFAPGKLAETKLLTGMSGAQTLLEDFVTRIDSYADRRDFPAARGTSHLSVHLRFGTVSIRTLARLAHEMSLQPDGQGAATWLSELIWRDFYFMILAHHPHIAKRASFKPEFDTLRWETGKQADALFAAWCKGRTGYPLVDAAMLQLNQTGFMHNRLRMVTASFLAKDLGIDWRRGERYFEEKLNDFDFSANNGGWQWAASTGCDAQPWFRIFNPVTQSEKFDPQGLFIKRFLPELEKVPAKWIHAPWQANPDDLKDWGVVLGKDYPQPVVDHAKARQETLARYGMLRSR from the coding sequence ATGACCCGCGCCTACCAGCTCGACGCAAATTTTCAGAACGGACTCGTATGGTTTCGCCGCGACCTACGCACGGGCGACAACGCGGCGCTCTATTACGCGCTCAAGCATTGCGAGCGTGTCTGGTGTGTGTTCGTGTTCGACACAACCATTCTTCAGCCGTTGATCGATTGGGCGAACGAGCACGATGACCATAAGGGCAAGGTGCAGGATCGGCGGATCGAATTCATTCTGGCGTCGCTGGAAGAGCTCGACCGGTCGCTGAAGGAAGGCGGCGGCGGATTGATCGTGCTGCATGGCGATCCGCATGAAGAGATTCCAAGGCTCGCCGCGCAACTCGAAGCCGAAGCCGTTTTCACCAATCACGACTACGAGCCCGTCGCAATCGAGCGCGATGAAAGCGTCGCTGAACGGCTGCGCGACGACGGACGTCAGTTGCTGACGTTCAAGGACCAGGTGATTTTCGAGCGCGAAGAACTGCTCAACGGACAAGGCAAGCCGTTCGCCGTGTTCACGCCGTATAAGAACGCGTGGCTAAAGAAATTGACGCCGTTCGACCTGAAGCCCTATCCCGTCGAACGGTACGCAAAGAGTCTCGCGCGGCCGCCGCGCAAGCTCGATCACGCATGGCCGACGCTCGGCCAAATGGGCTTCGCGCCCGGCAAACTGGCGGAAACAAAACTGCTGACGGGCATGAGCGGCGCGCAAACGCTGCTCGAAGACTTTGTGACCCGTATCGACAGTTACGCCGACCGGCGTGACTTCCCAGCCGCGCGCGGGACGAGCCATCTGTCGGTGCATTTGCGCTTCGGCACGGTTTCAATTCGCACGCTCGCGCGGCTTGCGCACGAGATGTCGCTGCAACCCGACGGCCAAGGGGCCGCCACTTGGCTATCGGAACTGATCTGGCGAGACTTCTACTTCATGATCCTCGCGCATCATCCGCATATCGCGAAGCGCGCGTCGTTCAAGCCGGAATTCGACACGCTGCGCTGGGAAACGGGCAAGCAAGCCGACGCGCTGTTCGCCGCCTGGTGCAAAGGGCGCACCGGCTATCCGCTCGTCGACGCCGCGATGCTGCAACTGAACCAGACAGGCTTCATGCACAACCGTCTACGGATGGTGACGGCGAGTTTTCTGGCGAAAGATCTGGGTATCGACTGGCGGCGCGGGGAGCGCTACTTCGAGGAAAAGCTCAACGACTTCGACTTCTCCGCGAACAACGGCGGCTGGCAATGGGCGGCGTCGACGGGCTGTGACGCGCAGCCGTGGTTCCGGATTTTCAACCCGGTAACGCAATCGGAGAAGTTCGATCCGCAAGGGCTCTTTATCAAGCGCTTCTTGCCGGAACTGGAGAAGGTGCCCGCGAAGTGGATTCACGCGCCATGGCAGGCGAATCCCGATGATTTGAAGGATTGGGGCGTGGTACTGGGGAAAGACTATCCGCAGCCGGTCGTCGATCACGCAAAAGCGCGGCAGGAAACATTGGCGCGCTATGGCATGCTGCGCTCACGTTGA
- a CDS encoding DUF3563 family protein, producing MYLISRLFLFLTKSYDLRVKEQNDAYLAEATDLYDLEFRMRKIDREAQLRQPSWMSQH from the coding sequence ATGTATCTGATCAGCCGCCTTTTCCTGTTCCTGACGAAGTCCTATGACCTGCGCGTCAAAGAGCAAAACGACGCGTATCTGGCCGAAGCTACCGATCTGTACGACCTCGAGTTCCGCATGCGCAAGATCGACCGTGAAGCGCAACTGCGTCAACCGTCGTGGATGAGCCAGCACTAA
- a CDS encoding extracellular catalytic domain type 1 short-chain-length polyhydroxyalkanoate depolymerase → MPKSLTKIWLGGLKRLFAIQTEHARATTKRKPKRSSTRAATRPATTTVAKPSVKVRQTTTRDVPQRGARESRVRPRAAAWASGSWTRSFHSAPAAPGSLINHLQYGLYLPAGKPIKHAPLVVMLHGCTQSIDEFAEGTRMNLLADRYGFAVVYPEQSKHAHAHRCWHWYDDTDRAGRAEARAVVSLVEALVEAHGLDRERVYVAGISAGAGLTSLLALHFPEHFAAVALHSGPAFGDAHSGIAAMDVMRRGTRQDPVALVDAVADVTTYPGMPAIILQGEADRVVAPVNAEQLTEQYLRLNGIVDARGVRKVGDVKEDRKATVTTRDYTRGGRRVVRLCRVQGLGHEWSGGDDAVPFHSSKGPDASSLLWDFFRHQRRTESARPAGRAADGARQRVS, encoded by the coding sequence ATGCCAAAAAGCTTGACCAAAATCTGGCTAGGCGGCCTGAAACGCCTGTTTGCGATCCAGACGGAGCACGCCCGCGCGACTACGAAGCGCAAGCCAAAACGGTCGTCGACCCGGGCCGCCACCCGGCCGGCGACCACTACGGTCGCGAAACCGTCGGTGAAAGTCCGCCAGACCACTACGCGCGACGTGCCGCAGCGCGGCGCGCGCGAATCCCGTGTACGGCCGCGCGCCGCCGCGTGGGCGAGCGGTTCGTGGACGCGCTCGTTCCACTCCGCACCGGCCGCGCCCGGCAGCCTCATCAATCATTTGCAGTACGGGCTGTATCTGCCCGCCGGCAAGCCGATCAAGCACGCGCCGCTCGTCGTGATGCTGCACGGCTGCACGCAGTCCATCGACGAATTCGCCGAAGGAACGCGCATGAACCTGCTGGCCGACCGCTACGGCTTCGCCGTCGTGTACCCCGAGCAGTCGAAGCACGCGCACGCGCATCGCTGCTGGCATTGGTATGACGATACCGACCGTGCGGGACGCGCGGAGGCGCGCGCCGTCGTGTCGCTCGTCGAGGCGCTGGTGGAAGCGCACGGCCTCGACCGCGAGCGGGTGTATGTCGCCGGGATATCGGCGGGCGCCGGGCTGACGTCGTTGCTGGCGCTGCATTTTCCTGAGCATTTCGCCGCCGTCGCGCTGCATTCGGGGCCGGCGTTCGGCGATGCGCATTCGGGCATCGCCGCGATGGATGTGATGCGGCGCGGCACGCGGCAGGACCCCGTTGCGCTCGTCGATGCCGTCGCGGACGTGACGACTTACCCGGGCATGCCCGCCATCATTTTGCAAGGCGAAGCCGATCGCGTCGTCGCGCCTGTCAACGCCGAGCAACTGACGGAGCAGTACCTCCGGCTCAACGGAATCGTCGATGCGCGAGGCGTGCGCAAGGTCGGCGACGTCAAGGAAGACCGCAAGGCGACCGTCACGACGCGCGATTACACGCGCGGCGGGCGGCGCGTCGTGCGCCTGTGCCGCGTGCAGGGCCTCGGCCATGAGTGGAGCGGCGGCGACGATGCGGTGCCGTTCCATTCATCGAAGGGTCCGGATGCGTCCAGTTTGTTGTGGGACTTTTTCCGGCATCAGCGTCGCACCGAGTCGGCGCGGCCCGCCGGACGTGCCGCGGACGGCGCCCGGCAGCGCGTGAGTTGA
- a CDS encoding phosphatase PAP2 family protein, with product MLHLPPQFWLLVTNFGGAGLTLPLAFAIALWLTVGYSWRLAAVWLFLLGVAVALVTATKIAFLGWGVGVRVWDFTGLSGHAMFATAVFPVAALLVLLPAPPAVRIVGVALALFGGALVGFSRVVIEAHSPSEAITGCIVGGLTALVFVRIAWNATPPGRLPVAPVVLSLMIITLGLHAVHLPTQRWVTHIALKISGHDRPFVRARWKALRDAYAPAAPAAPAAPIAPWQKSRNVAVPLPDSDA from the coding sequence ATGCTTCACCTTCCACCTCAATTCTGGCTTCTGGTCACGAACTTCGGCGGCGCCGGTCTGACGTTGCCGCTCGCCTTCGCCATCGCGCTGTGGCTCACCGTCGGTTATTCGTGGCGGCTCGCCGCGGTCTGGCTGTTTCTGCTCGGTGTTGCCGTCGCGCTGGTCACGGCGACGAAGATCGCGTTCCTCGGCTGGGGTGTCGGCGTGCGCGTGTGGGACTTCACCGGCCTGAGCGGACACGCGATGTTCGCCACGGCCGTGTTCCCCGTTGCCGCCTTGCTCGTCCTGCTGCCAGCGCCGCCCGCCGTGCGCATCGTCGGCGTAGCGCTCGCGCTGTTCGGCGGCGCGCTGGTCGGCTTTTCGCGCGTCGTCATCGAGGCGCATTCACCTTCGGAAGCGATCACGGGGTGCATCGTCGGCGGACTGACGGCGCTCGTGTTCGTCCGGATCGCGTGGAATGCCACGCCGCCCGGACGCCTGCCCGTCGCGCCCGTGGTATTGAGCCTGATGATCATCACACTCGGTCTGCACGCGGTGCATCTGCCGACCCAGCGCTGGGTCACGCATATCGCGCTGAAAATTTCCGGCCATGACCGGCCGTTCGTCCGCGCCCGCTGGAAGGCGCTGCGTGACGCCTACGCGCCCGCTGCGCCAGCCGCCCCCGCCGCGCCCATCGCGCCGTGGCAGAAATCACGCAACGTCGCTGTGCCCCTGCCCGATTCCGACGCATAA
- the modA gene encoding molybdate ABC transporter substrate-binding protein gives MSFPSMIRFLKPALLAASAISFAFAAQARADELVVSAAASLTNAFKAVGDAYEKEHPGTKLLFNFGASDVLMQQIVKGAPADVFASADQKAMDKAAEQKVIVPSTRKDFAANSLVLIVPTDSKLAPSNLNELTSASVKRVSYGDPASVPVGRYTEGALKAAGVWDAVSAKGVLASNVRQSLDYVSRGEVDAGFVFGTDAAVMPDKVKVALTVPTTTPITYPIAQVEGSKHAADAQSFITFVLSPAGQAVLAKYGFKPAH, from the coding sequence ATGTCCTTCCCGTCGATGATCCGCTTCCTGAAACCTGCCCTGCTCGCCGCGAGCGCGATTTCGTTTGCCTTCGCCGCGCAGGCTCGCGCCGACGAACTCGTCGTGTCCGCGGCCGCGAGCCTGACCAACGCGTTCAAGGCCGTCGGCGACGCGTACGAGAAGGAGCATCCCGGCACCAAGCTGCTGTTCAATTTCGGCGCGTCCGACGTGCTGATGCAGCAGATCGTGAAGGGCGCGCCCGCCGACGTATTCGCGTCCGCCGACCAGAAAGCGATGGACAAGGCAGCCGAGCAAAAAGTGATCGTGCCGTCGACCCGCAAGGATTTCGCCGCGAACTCCCTCGTGCTGATCGTGCCGACAGACAGCAAGCTCGCGCCGTCGAACCTGAACGAACTGACGTCGGCGAGCGTGAAGCGCGTTTCATACGGCGATCCGGCATCCGTGCCGGTGGGCCGCTACACGGAAGGCGCGCTGAAGGCGGCGGGCGTGTGGGACGCTGTCAGCGCGAAGGGCGTGCTGGCGTCGAACGTGCGTCAGAGCCTCGATTACGTGTCGCGCGGCGAAGTCGACGCCGGCTTCGTGTTCGGCACCGATGCCGCCGTGATGCCCGACAAGGTCAAGGTCGCGCTGACCGTGCCGACCACCACGCCGATCACCTATCCGATCGCGCAGGTCGAAGGCAGCAAGCACGCCGCCGACGCGCAATCGTTCATCACCTTCGTGCTGTCGCCGGCCGGCCAGGCCGTGCTCGCGAAGTACGGCTTCAAGCCGGCGCACTAA
- the modB gene encoding molybdate ABC transporter permease subunit, with translation MEQAWIPLMLSLKVAGWATALNIVFGVAAGFGLARWHSGARDLIDSLLTLPLVMPPTVLGYYLLVLLGRRGVFGAWLERFDIQLVFTWQGAVIASMVVAFPLVLKSARAAFESVDPQLERAARTLGISETAIFFRVTLPLASRGILAGALLAFARALGEFGATLMIAGNLPGRTQTLSVAVYAAVQAGDDSTANFLVLVTSVTCVVILVLAGRLVPQHSLMTSR, from the coding sequence ATGGAACAGGCCTGGATTCCGCTGATGCTGTCGCTGAAGGTCGCGGGCTGGGCGACGGCGCTGAACATCGTGTTCGGTGTCGCGGCCGGCTTCGGCCTGGCGCGCTGGCACTCGGGCGCGCGTGACCTGATCGACTCGCTGCTGACGCTGCCGCTCGTCATGCCGCCGACGGTGCTCGGCTATTACCTGCTCGTGCTGCTCGGCCGGCGCGGCGTATTCGGCGCGTGGCTCGAACGTTTCGACATCCAGCTGGTGTTCACGTGGCAAGGCGCGGTGATCGCGTCGATGGTGGTGGCGTTTCCGCTCGTGCTGAAGTCGGCGCGGGCCGCGTTCGAATCCGTCGATCCGCAACTGGAGCGCGCCGCGCGCACCCTCGGCATCAGCGAAACGGCGATCTTCTTTCGCGTGACGCTGCCGCTCGCGTCGCGCGGCATTCTCGCTGGCGCCCTGCTCGCGTTCGCACGCGCGCTCGGCGAGTTCGGCGCGACGTTGATGATCGCGGGCAATCTGCCGGGCCGCACGCAGACGCTGTCGGTTGCCGTCTACGCCGCCGTGCAGGCGGGCGACGACAGCACGGCCAATTTCCTCGTGCTCGTGACCTCGGTCACCTGCGTCGTGATTCTCGTGCTCGCGGGCCGGCTCGTGCCGCAACACTCGCTGATGACGTCCCGCTGA